Proteins found in one Mixophyes fleayi isolate aMixFle1 chromosome 8, aMixFle1.hap1, whole genome shotgun sequence genomic segment:
- the LOC142098834 gene encoding uncharacterized protein LOC142098834 — translation MGGRIIAVLGLLSLVSGALLAGEDQEETTSQSNNLESSVATTSLSFVNSADFHDVSVGSNLSEFVEATSGSQGTETTLKTERPVSEVLSTATELESATVTGAPEEVTTESDRAASSPRRTFPTPDTSDVVTSADLTPPTPTSRPAATAVVEEGTTETSDNETERPSLVSTLRTSAAQTKTSMESPVDPTEPATTSHRTWMSTITTSLFITTTVTSADPTSPATQSTTTSRTTRAEVQKGSSVLEVGDDKELPSYHSITRSNPLFVMIVSIFTVMVVMIVVVVGFHRYKKRSSRTEFRRLQDLPMDDMMEDTPLSLYSY, via the exons ATGGGAGGACGGATCATCGCTGTGCTGGGACTGCTGAGCCTGGTGTCCGGGGCTCTGCTGGCag gAGAGGATCAGGAAGAGACAACCAGTCAGAGCAACAATCTTGAGAGCTCCGTGGCCACCACTAGTCTATCCTTTGTGAATTCAGCAGATTTTCATGACGTGAGCGTAGGCTCCAACCTCTCTGAGTTTGTGGAAGCCACATCTGGATCTCAAGGTACTGAGACCACCCTAAAGACAGAGCGACCGGTGTCTGAGGTGTTGTCCACGGCCACGGAGCTGGAATCTGCTACCGTTACTGGAGCTCCAGAAGAAGTCACCACTGAGAGTGATAGGGCTGCGTCCAGTCCCCGCAGAACATTTCCCACTCCAGACACCAGCGACGTTGTGACCAGCGCAGACCTCACTCCACCCACCCCGACCTCCCGTCCGGCTGCCACCGCTGTTGTAGAGGAAGGAACGACGG AGACCTCAGACAATGAAACGGAGAGACCGTCGCTGGTCAGCACACTCAGGACATCAGCAGCCCAGACGAAGACCAGTATGGAGTCACCAGTAGACCCCACTGAACCCGCCACAACATCCCACCGCACCTGGATGTCCACCATCACCACCAGCCTCTTCATAACAACCACAGTGACCAGCGCAGATCCTACCAGCCCGGCCACACAGAGCACCACCACCTCTCGTACAACCAGGGCGGAGGTGCAGAAGGGGTCGTCTGTGCTGGAAGTTGGAGATGATAAAG AGCTGCCAAGTTACCACTCCATAACCCGCTCCAACCCTCTGTTTGTCATGATTGTCTCCATCTTTACCGTCATGGTGGTCATGATCGTGGTGGTAGTGGGCTTCCATCGATACAAGAAAAGGAGCAGTCGTACAGAGTTCAGACGTCTGCAGGACCTCCCCATG